From a region of the Mobula hypostoma chromosome 6, sMobHyp1.1, whole genome shotgun sequence genome:
- the LOC134347597 gene encoding uncharacterized protein LOC134347597 isoform X2: MRQRVRRGDHLLQVNEKDASELPPETLVELLRETSTLMTLHRPNNKAESAEPGDAAGVVYWPYDRQKAELQFSLDMVPLENLAAAHSNDTMLPSDVSGSDTIYSHAEIPFKPPNIPLPRNAREENGGLVCDKDEARALLVALNHVTVSIVRARGPHGSSESVCMVCKKKECEIHTVSISSEVKSEVYHLEEELSSNECCGMILKVMNSDCPFLIHNERDQYLRPGSNRKRIVLSRQNSESAQVTIFYYKSNKIPTIYCGMPVVLKFSKTNCFLMCQREGSNVVLRIQECTSESLKWIPEGSPQWCFIFYMKEQQDGTLSFESAQFPGWFINNQWTQKRAEMKQTMKEKLNTDFIFVLLKV, encoded by the exons GAGAGGTGATCACTTGCTGCAGGTGAATGAAAAGGATGCATCAGAGTTGCCACCTGAGACCCTGGTTGAGCTACTGAGAGAGACATCCACACTGATG ACTCTTCACCGTCCCAATAACAAGGCAGAGTCAGCTGAGCCTGGGGATGCTGCCGGTGTGGTGTACTGGCCATATGACAGGCAGAAAGCAGAGCTTCAGTTCAGCCTGGACATGGTGCCACTGGAGAACTTGGCTGCAGCCCACAGCAATGATACAATGCTACCTTCTGATGTCAGTGGGAGTGACACGATCTACTCACATGCAGAAATACCCTTCAAACCTCCAAACATCCCACTGCCTCGCAATGCcagagaggaaaatggagggttggTGTGTGATAAGGATGAGGCACGAGCTTTGTTGGTGGCACTCAATCATGTCACAGTTTCCATCGTGCGAGCACGGGGTCCTCATGGATCCTCAGAATCAGTGTGCATGGTCTgcaagaagaaggaatgtgaaaTACATACTGTCAGCATCAGCTCTGAGGTCAAATCAGAAGTCTATCATCTAGAAG AAGAATTATCTTCCAATGAATGTTGTGGGATGATACTGAAAGTAATGAACAGTGATTGTCCATTTCTAATTCATAATGAGCGAGATCAGTATCTTCGACCTGGCAGCAACCGCAAAAGAATAGTTCTTAGTCGGCAGAATTCTGAGTCTG CTCAGGTGACTATCTTTTATTACAAATCCAATAAGATCCCAACAATATATTGTGGAATGCCAGTTGTGCTGAAATTCTCCAAGACCAACTGTTTCCTGATGTGTCAGAGGGAGGGGTCCAATGTAGTGCTCAGAATACAG GAATGTACCTCCGAGTCACTGAAGTGGATTCCAGAGGGAAGCCCACAATGGTGTTTCATCTTCTACATGAAGGAACAGCAAGATGGCACTCTCAGCTTTGAGTCAGCACAATTCCCAGGCTGGTTCATCAATAACCAGTGGACCCAAAAGAGGGCTGAAATGAAACAAACCATGAAAGAAAAGTTAAATACAGATTTTATCTTTGTTTTGTTAAAAGTATGA
- the LOC134347597 gene encoding uncharacterized protein LOC134347597 isoform X1: MSQCPKGGAVIQHKIADGRHHYKIREVLQCKGTSSPFRRGDHLLQVNEKDASELPPETLVELLRETSTLMTLHRPNNKAESAEPGDAAGVVYWPYDRQKAELQFSLDMVPLENLAAAHSNDTMLPSDVSGSDTIYSHAEIPFKPPNIPLPRNAREENGGLVCDKDEARALLVALNHVTVSIVRARGPHGSSESVCMVCKKKECEIHTVSISSEVKSEVYHLEEELSSNECCGMILKVMNSDCPFLIHNERDQYLRPGSNRKRIVLSRQNSESAQVTIFYYKSNKIPTIYCGMPVVLKFSKTNCFLMCQREGSNVVLRIQECTSESLKWIPEGSPQWCFIFYMKEQQDGTLSFESAQFPGWFINNQWTQKRAEMKQTMKEKLNTDFIFVLLKV; encoded by the exons GAGAGGTGATCACTTGCTGCAGGTGAATGAAAAGGATGCATCAGAGTTGCCACCTGAGACCCTGGTTGAGCTACTGAGAGAGACATCCACACTGATG ACTCTTCACCGTCCCAATAACAAGGCAGAGTCAGCTGAGCCTGGGGATGCTGCCGGTGTGGTGTACTGGCCATATGACAGGCAGAAAGCAGAGCTTCAGTTCAGCCTGGACATGGTGCCACTGGAGAACTTGGCTGCAGCCCACAGCAATGATACAATGCTACCTTCTGATGTCAGTGGGAGTGACACGATCTACTCACATGCAGAAATACCCTTCAAACCTCCAAACATCCCACTGCCTCGCAATGCcagagaggaaaatggagggttggTGTGTGATAAGGATGAGGCACGAGCTTTGTTGGTGGCACTCAATCATGTCACAGTTTCCATCGTGCGAGCACGGGGTCCTCATGGATCCTCAGAATCAGTGTGCATGGTCTgcaagaagaaggaatgtgaaaTACATACTGTCAGCATCAGCTCTGAGGTCAAATCAGAAGTCTATCATCTAGAAG AAGAATTATCTTCCAATGAATGTTGTGGGATGATACTGAAAGTAATGAACAGTGATTGTCCATTTCTAATTCATAATGAGCGAGATCAGTATCTTCGACCTGGCAGCAACCGCAAAAGAATAGTTCTTAGTCGGCAGAATTCTGAGTCTG CTCAGGTGACTATCTTTTATTACAAATCCAATAAGATCCCAACAATATATTGTGGAATGCCAGTTGTGCTGAAATTCTCCAAGACCAACTGTTTCCTGATGTGTCAGAGGGAGGGGTCCAATGTAGTGCTCAGAATACAG GAATGTACCTCCGAGTCACTGAAGTGGATTCCAGAGGGAAGCCCACAATGGTGTTTCATCTTCTACATGAAGGAACAGCAAGATGGCACTCTCAGCTTTGAGTCAGCACAATTCCCAGGCTGGTTCATCAATAACCAGTGGACCCAAAAGAGGGCTGAAATGAAACAAACCATGAAAGAAAAGTTAAATACAGATTTTATCTTTGTTTTGTTAAAAGTATGA